Proteins from a single region of Halorubrum sp. 2020YC2:
- a CDS encoding AAA domain-containing protein yields the protein MVSIDLDSMVDEFNSSRNPQLFEADKQKLIEKDDWRVDSGVDVQAIRSTLSQYSALYTSGELRIPLHEMDSPELTAEYIIYKKTRFGPTYAYYDTDRDRRNRISVSDVGQTLCGWRLRFWHPDFEPDSEPSFQTLSAEDQQLIETLPESISPSSWSKSRADDLYDHLHDFIRSQKDEKKQTKLEDYRVLSQWEYKRSHGGVHEVVPVVSTSSNSGAKQWYVQIPEDSDILENDEFISVATDIWIDNDVLIDSPPGDESPDTFPVEATVKEVDSKGFTVTLQSGTNRTEKAELQRRFAGKDALLAIYPLFNPVPHDRKLNGICTVRDSSSERAAITGNDDLEFTPERALRPNFPELNESQRLAAKQAIAADEVALIHGPPGTGKTRTLIALIRYFVQQDMDVLACAHSNQATDNLLVGGSTQEDPEEGSLHEAALNGDMEIARIGSGSENPVVRQHYANIARSNADVIGATMSSTAELNRNEFDVVVVDEASQATMPATFLPDLAAEKIILAGDHKQLPPYGSQELREREMEVSLYEHFVERYGQDLPVMLTTQYRMHEQIAEFPSDQFYDSNVVTAKRDSDYTMFDFSPVVAHQVAGDEEKVHGRTYTNEREAEVVAHHVYELREAGVPESEIGIITGYTGQIQTIRQELDRLDTRTADIVVDTVDSFQGGERAAIIMSFCRSNESGNSGFLSFPDEGPRRLNVALTRAKYRLVLIGNWDTLCAEEPSGRADCSQLYRGFKSWLIEQDCFEPAPTSIVD from the coding sequence ATGGTATCTATTGATTTGGATTCAATGGTAGATGAATTTAATTCTAGCCGTAACCCTCAGCTGTTTGAAGCAGACAAGCAGAAATTAATTGAAAAAGACGACTGGCGAGTTGATAGCGGAGTTGATGTTCAGGCGATTCGAAGCACACTTTCACAATACAGTGCGCTGTACACGTCAGGGGAACTGCGAATACCGCTACACGAAATGGATTCGCCGGAACTCACGGCGGAGTACATTATTTACAAAAAGACCCGATTCGGGCCAACATACGCATATTACGATACTGACCGTGACAGGCGGAATCGGATTAGCGTCAGCGACGTGGGACAAACTTTGTGCGGATGGCGACTTCGATTCTGGCATCCAGATTTTGAGCCAGATTCTGAACCATCGTTTCAAACATTGTCTGCGGAGGACCAACAACTCATAGAAACGCTACCGGAATCTATCTCCCCGTCATCGTGGTCTAAAAGCCGTGCTGATGATCTTTATGACCATCTACATGACTTCATCAGATCTCAAAAAGATGAAAAGAAACAAACGAAGTTGGAAGATTATCGAGTCCTAAGCCAATGGGAATACAAGCGGAGTCATGGAGGGGTACATGAAGTTGTTCCAGTAGTTAGTACGTCGTCAAACTCGGGGGCAAAACAATGGTATGTTCAGATCCCAGAAGACAGCGATATTCTGGAAAATGATGAGTTTATTTCCGTAGCAACGGACATCTGGATCGACAATGATGTGCTGATTGATTCTCCGCCCGGTGACGAGTCACCAGATACTTTCCCAGTTGAAGCGACCGTAAAAGAAGTTGATTCTAAGGGCTTTACTGTTACACTCCAAAGCGGAACCAATCGAACAGAGAAAGCAGAGCTTCAACGGAGATTTGCGGGAAAAGATGCGCTCCTTGCCATCTACCCGTTGTTCAATCCCGTCCCTCATGATCGTAAACTCAACGGGATTTGCACAGTTCGTGATTCTTCGTCAGAACGAGCGGCGATTACTGGGAATGATGACCTTGAATTCACCCCAGAACGTGCCTTGCGACCCAATTTTCCGGAGTTGAATGAATCTCAGCGGTTGGCTGCGAAACAGGCAATCGCAGCCGATGAAGTTGCATTGATTCATGGTCCCCCTGGTACTGGAAAAACTCGGACACTAATTGCGCTAATCCGGTACTTCGTCCAGCAAGATATGGACGTACTTGCTTGCGCTCACTCAAACCAAGCGACAGACAACCTGTTAGTTGGCGGTTCAACGCAAGAAGACCCGGAAGAAGGGAGTCTACACGAAGCAGCATTGAATGGTGATATGGAGATCGCCCGGATTGGTTCTGGGTCAGAAAATCCGGTCGTTCGTCAACACTACGCCAACATTGCACGTTCGAACGCCGATGTAATAGGGGCGACCATGAGTTCAACAGCGGAGCTTAATCGTAACGAGTTCGATGTTGTAGTTGTGGACGAAGCTTCACAGGCGACAATGCCTGCCACATTTCTCCCGGATCTCGCTGCAGAGAAGATAATTTTGGCTGGAGACCACAAACAGCTCCCGCCGTACGGTTCCCAAGAGCTGCGAGAACGAGAAATGGAGGTATCCTTATATGAGCACTTTGTTGAGCGATACGGTCAAGACTTGCCCGTGATGCTGACTACACAGTACCGAATGCACGAACAGATAGCCGAGTTTCCCAGCGACCAATTTTATGACAGTAACGTAGTCACAGCTAAGAGAGACAGCGACTACACGATGTTTGATTTCTCCCCAGTAGTCGCACATCAAGTCGCCGGTGATGAGGAGAAGGTCCATGGGCGGACGTATACGAACGAACGTGAAGCAGAAGTCGTTGCCCACCACGTCTACGAACTTCGGGAAGCAGGGGTCCCGGAGTCGGAAATAGGAATCATCACCGGATACACAGGCCAAATCCAGACAATACGACAGGAGTTAGATAGACTTGACACGCGTACTGCTGATATCGTCGTGGATACAGTTGATTCGTTCCAAGGGGGTGAACGAGCGGCAATCATCATGTCCTTCTGCCGGTCGAATGAGAGTGGGAACTCCGGATTCCTCTCATTCCCAGATGAAGGACCTCGACGATTGAACGTCGCATTAACCCGCGCGAAGTACAGACTAGTGCTTATTGGCAACTGGGACACGCTCTGTGCTGAAGAACCATCCGGCCGAGCAGATTGTAGCCAGCTCTATAGGGGTTTCAAATCATGGCTCATAGAGCAGGATTGTTTTGAGCCAGCCCCTACATCAATTGTTGACTGA
- a CDS encoding pentapeptide repeat-containing protein, with translation MGEGHTAQRCEYTWEENYDDNVANNQSCCWRRTVDTEGIDRCWWHADPEETNKTVTNLKNNRVKSDRRSDNKPYELLDGAKLNGIELQDAICFRNIALRDADFRNTNLSEADFRQTDLRNADFRQADLTDANFRQANLRDADFSHEFVDGTFAGWDEESVLKEYGLSLFDRPFSGADLSSANLTDACLVEADLRSATLHDAVLTGANIESGRLNHPPVIIGPRTQVGFCKTDITDANCKEVQLKNAQLDGADFSDTNLRGADLSEQNLAGPILNGTDMTRADLSGANLSDADLRNVNLAKTAIDHIKIANPNEVQVNSDTTVGMLLPLRTGFRHRPINTQSNLWEHRARGYEKLRKVFQEKGMDDHHKKLYSYQRRARAKEALRRKHPFQWLGSYLSRVLTGHGVMISRVFLWSLIFVLFPALWYSTQVQQPIEGDSVYYSVVTFVTAPPHPISGVQGEIQLIDISKQNITEFIVLLQTYVGTALTVLLGYVLSNRDII, from the coding sequence ATGGGAGAAGGTCACACTGCCCAGCGCTGTGAATACACATGGGAAGAAAACTATGATGATAATGTGGCGAATAATCAAAGCTGTTGCTGGCGAAGAACTGTTGACACTGAGGGTATAGACCGATGTTGGTGGCATGCTGATCCTGAAGAGACAAATAAAACTGTTACCAATCTTAAAAACAATCGGGTGAAATCAGATAGAAGGAGTGATAACAAACCGTATGAGCTACTTGACGGTGCAAAACTCAACGGGATTGAGCTTCAAGACGCTATCTGTTTCAGAAATATTGCATTACGTGATGCCGATTTTCGGAACACAAACCTTTCTGAAGCGGACTTCCGGCAGACGGACCTAAGAAACGCGGACTTCCGGCAGGCGGACCTAACAGACGCAAACTTCCGGCAGGCGAACCTAAGAGACGCAGACTTCTCTCATGAATTTGTTGATGGAACTTTTGCAGGATGGGATGAAGAAAGTGTACTTAAAGAGTACGGGCTTTCTCTTTTTGATAGACCTTTTTCAGGTGCCGATTTATCAAGCGCTAATCTTACAGACGCTTGCCTCGTCGAAGCAGACCTACGAAGCGCTACTCTCCACGACGCCGTGTTGACGGGTGCAAATATTGAATCAGGCCGTTTGAATCACCCACCAGTTATTATCGGTCCTAGAACTCAAGTTGGATTCTGTAAGACGGATATTACTGATGCTAATTGTAAAGAAGTTCAATTAAAAAATGCTCAATTAGATGGTGCCGATTTCTCAGACACAAATCTCCGTGGTGCTGACCTCTCTGAGCAGAATCTTGCAGGTCCGATCTTAAATGGTACAGACATGACGAGAGCAGACCTCAGCGGTGCTAATCTTTCCGATGCGGACTTGAGAAATGTTAATTTGGCAAAAACCGCGATAGATCATATCAAGATCGCCAACCCAAATGAAGTTCAAGTAAATTCAGATACGACTGTGGGGATGTTGTTGCCATTACGGACCGGTTTCCGTCACAGACCAATTAATACTCAAAGTAATCTTTGGGAACATAGAGCACGGGGCTATGAAAAACTACGGAAGGTATTTCAGGAAAAAGGGATGGATGATCATCATAAAAAACTATACTCTTATCAACGTCGTGCCAGAGCGAAAGAGGCGCTGCGCCGCAAGCACCCATTTCAGTGGCTAGGTAGCTATTTATCGAGGGTGTTGACAGGGCACGGGGTAATGATATCCCGGGTTTTTTTATGGTCATTAATATTTGTATTATTTCCGGCTCTATGGTATAGTACACAGGTTCAACAGCCGATTGAGGGAGACTCAGTGTACTATAGTGTAGTCACATTTGTAACTGCGCCGCCACATCCGATATCAGGAGTACAAGGAGAAATCCAATTAATTGATATCAGCAAGCAGAATATAACTGAATTCATTGTGCTATTACAGACATATGTCGGGACGGCGCTCACCGTTTTGTTAGGATACGTGTTGAGCAATCGTGACATTATTTAA
- a CDS encoding metallophosphoesterase has translation MSAGNELTEFYDCLAVLYRSLPSEADSEWQEAVKSVLYGGELLADEASCYGSQQKDRNLGKRKEYAQRHGNGKRVTEFSAITVAEPRASDRRYVPSDEKLPVAPESGDVLPVKVTSEEVDRAIALLAEFPAEPAADRPGVGVDVLLDPARVREARQTASQGAGDEETTVLFVSDTHLGYENRAETGSGKAMSWIDEISSRETVHRIRTIAIEQDVDAVLHTRDVLDHEVDPVTLDAAASNLDILSQLGIPVYCIIGTHDHNAANPQHSGSVDGIAWLKEQVSDGTLTELSATPTTVAGRSLDVYGVSAENVGIDDVGTYKSRGWRPSEITFGKASPGPNVLCLHEGMTPYRSRSVADVDLDELLTESHVLFDCVLVGDEHRPKHDDFENGYAFETQDGTPVLYTGPAARVSWPYRDRDAFVTVLTISDSGITTTRHTV, from the coding sequence ATGAGTGCTGGGAATGAGTTAACTGAGTTCTACGACTGTCTGGCTGTCCTCTATCGATCACTTCCTTCCGAGGCGGATTCGGAATGGCAGGAGGCGGTGAAGTCCGTTCTGTACGGTGGAGAGTTGTTGGCTGACGAGGCATCTTGCTACGGGTCGCAACAGAAAGACCGGAATCTGGGGAAGCGGAAGGAGTACGCACAACGACATGGGAACGGGAAGCGAGTAACAGAGTTTTCGGCGATTACGGTCGCGGAGCCACGTGCGTCGGATCGCCGCTACGTACCCTCGGATGAGAAACTCCCGGTTGCGCCGGAGTCGGGGGACGTGCTTCCGGTGAAGGTGACGAGCGAAGAGGTGGACCGGGCAATTGCGTTACTGGCGGAGTTCCCGGCTGAACCAGCGGCTGATCGGCCTGGAGTGGGTGTCGATGTGCTGCTTGACCCAGCGCGGGTTCGAGAGGCGCGGCAAACCGCGAGTCAGGGTGCCGGTGATGAGGAGACGACGGTGCTGTTTGTGAGTGATACCCACCTCGGGTATGAGAACCGCGCAGAGACAGGGAGTGGGAAGGCAATGTCGTGGATCGACGAGATTTCGAGTCGAGAAACAGTACACCGTATTCGAACGATTGCGATCGAGCAAGACGTTGATGCGGTACTCCACACTAGGGATGTCTTGGACCACGAGGTGGATCCGGTGACGCTTGATGCGGCAGCATCGAATTTAGATATCCTGTCGCAACTCGGAATCCCGGTGTACTGTATCATCGGTACACACGATCATAATGCAGCAAATCCGCAGCATTCGGGATCTGTCGATGGGATTGCGTGGCTGAAAGAGCAGGTGAGCGATGGGACTCTTACGGAGCTGTCCGCGACTCCGACGACAGTTGCTGGTAGATCGCTTGATGTATATGGTGTGTCGGCAGAGAACGTCGGAATCGACGATGTCGGGACCTACAAATCGCGGGGGTGGCGACCATCTGAGATCACGTTCGGCAAGGCGTCACCGGGGCCGAACGTATTGTGTCTACACGAGGGGATGACACCGTACCGGTCCCGAAGCGTTGCGGATGTTGATCTTGATGAGTTACTTACAGAGTCTCACGTGTTATTTGATTGCGTGCTAGTCGGAGATGAGCACCGACCGAAACACGATGATTTCGAGAATGGGTATGCGTTCGAGACCCAGGATGGAACGCCAGTTCTGTACACAGGGCCTGCAGCCCGAGTGAGCTGGCCGTACCGTGACCGCGACGCGTTTGTAACAGTCCTTACAATCAGTGACAGCGGTATCACCACGACGCGGCACACAGTGTGA